In one window of Eleutherodactylus coqui strain aEleCoq1 chromosome 10, aEleCoq1.hap1, whole genome shotgun sequence DNA:
- the LOC136580362 gene encoding gap junction alpha-3 protein-like — protein MGDWNLLGKLLEKAQEHSTVVGKVWLTVLFIFRILVLGSAAEKVWGDEQSGFTCDTKQPGCQNVCYDKTFPISHIRFWVLQIIFVSTPTLIYLGHILHLVRLEEKQKQRETLRRSKGNPQSDQQLLLEPPEDSKPPLKDEMGKVRLRGALLRTYIFNVLFKTLFEVGFIVAQYFLYGFQLRPLYTCDRWPCPNTVNCYISRPTEKTIFILFMLAVACLSLLLNLIEIYYLGFTKCRQGLSGTHYKSVPKLPSKTGSMTQTHIIPHYSDYAPSKDEPSFSPSLSFPLSSSKNAPSTIESSQAARKQNQENRAVERHANPEMNATTESGSELDHNDQQRLQSRNSRQSSTKSRPGALAV, from the coding sequence ATGGGAGACTGGAACTTGCTAGGAAAACTTCTTGAGAAAGCACAAGAACATTCTACGGTCGTGGGCAAAGTCTGGTTGACAGTCCTGTTCATCTTCCGAATACTTGTCTTAGGATCAGCAGCAGAAAAAGTTTGGGGAGATGAGCAGTCCGGCTTCACCTGCGACACCAAACAACCTGGTTGTCAGAACGTGTGCTACGACAAAACATTCCCCATTTCCCACATTCGCTTCTGGGTGCTTCAGATTATTTTTGTATCAACCCCAACTCTCATTTACCTAGGACACATCCTCCATCTTGTACGCTTAGAGGAAAAGCAGAAGCAAAGAGAGACGTTGCGTCGAAGTAAGGGAAACCCTCAGAGTGACCAACAGCTACTCCTTGAACCACCAGAAGACTCTAAGCCACCACTCAAAGACGAAATGGGCAAAGTGCGGTTGCGAGGGGCACTTCTGCGCACCTACATTTTTAATGTACTCTTCAAAACTTTGTTTGAGGTAGGATTCATTGTGGCACAGTATTTTCTATATGGGTTTCAGCTGCGACCGCTCTACACGTGTGACCGGTGGCCTTGCCCCAACACCGTGAACTGCTACATTTCGCGTCCTACAGAAAAGACCATATTCATTCTCTTCATGTTGGCTGTAGCATGCTTGTCTCTACTGCTCAATCTGATTGAGATTTACTACCTGGGATTCACCAAGTGTAGACAAGGCCTATCAGGCACACATTACAAGTCCGTGCCCAAACTTCCATCCAAGACTGGAAGCATGACTCAAACACACATTATTCCACATTACTCCGACTACGCTCCTTCAAAGGACGAACCCAGTTTTAGCCCATCTTTGTCATTTCCGCTCTCCTCTAGTAAGAATGCACCATCTACAATAGAGAGCAGCCAGGCTGCGAGGAAGCAGAACCAAGAGAACCGGGCTGTAGAACGGCATGCTAATCCAGAGATGAATGCCACAACCGAGAGTGGAAGCGAACTGGATCACAATGACCAGCAGAGGCTACAAAGCCGAAACAGCAGACAAAGTAGCACCAAGTCAAGACCCGGGGCGCTTGCAGTGTAA